The following coding sequences lie in one Manis pentadactyla isolate mManPen7 chromosome 19, mManPen7.hap1, whole genome shotgun sequence genomic window:
- the CHRNB2 gene encoding neuronal acetylcholine receptor subunit beta-2, with protein sequence MALRPGPMALLLSFCLLGLCSGVWGTDTEERLVEHLLDPSRYNKLIRPATNGSELVTVQLMVSLAQLISVHEREQIMTTNVWLTQEWEDYRLTWKPEEFDNMKKVRLPSKHIWLPDVVLYNNADGMYEVSFYSNAVVSYDGSIFWLPPAIYKSACKIEVKHFPFDQQNCTMKFRSWTYDRTEIDLVLKSDVASLDDFTPSGEWDIVALPGRRNENPDDSTYVDITYDFIIRRKPLFYTINLIIPCVLITSLAILVFYLPSDCGEKMTLCISVLLALTVFLLLISKIVPPTSLDVPLVGKYLMFTMVLVTFSIVTSVCVLNVHHRSPTTHTMAPWVKVVFLEKLPTLLFMQQPRHHCARQRLRLRRHQREREGAGALFFREAPGADSCTCFVNRASVQGLAGAYGAEPTPAPGPGRPGGPCGCGLREAVDGVRFIADHMRSEDEDQSVSEDWKYVAMVIDRLFLWIFVFVCVFGTVGMFLQPLFQNYTTATFLHTDHSAPSSK encoded by the exons ATGGCCCTGCGCCCCGGCCCCATGGCGCTGCTTCTCAGTTTCTGCCTCCTTGGGCTGTGCTCAG GAGTCTGGGGTACAGACACAGAGGAGCGGCTGGTGGAGCATCTCCTGGACCCTTCACGCTACAATAAGCTTATCCGTCCGGCCACCAATGGCTCTGAGCTGGTGACGGTACAGCTCATGGTATCACTGGCCCAGCTCATCAGTGTG CATGAGAGGGAGCAGATCATGACCACCAATGTCTGGCTGACCCAG gagtGGGAGGATTATCGCCTCACCTGGAAGCCTGAGGAGTTCGACAACATGAAGAAAGTTCGGCTCCCTTCCAAACACATCTGGCTCCCAGATGTGGTCCTGTACAACAA TGCTGATGGCATGTATGAGGTGTCCTTCTATTCCAACGCTGTGGTCTCCTACGACGGCAGCATCTTCTGGCTGCCACCTGCCATCTATAAGAGTGCATGCAAGATCGAAGTAAAGCACTTCCCATTTGACCAGCAGAACTGCACCATGAAGTTCCGTTCGTGGACTTACGACCGCACGGAGATTGACTTAGTGCTCAAGAGTGATGTGGCCAGCCTGGATGACTTCACTCCCAGTGGCGAGTGGGACATTGTGGCGCTGCCCGGTCGCCGCAATGAGAACCCAGACGACTCCACTTATGTGGACATCACCTACGACTTCATTATTCGGCGCAAGCCACTCTTCTACACCATCAATCTCATCATCCCCTGTGTGCTTATCACCTCACTAGCCATCCTTGTCTTTTACCTACCGTCCGACTGCGGTGAGAAGATGACGCTGTGCATCTCGGTGCTGCTGGCGCTCACAGTCTTCCTGCTGCTCATCTCCAAGATCGTGCCGCCCACCTCCCTCGACGTGCCCCTTGTGGGCAAGTACCTCATGTTCACCATGGTGCTCGTCACCTTCTCTATCGTCaccagtgtgtgtgtgctcaATGTGCACCACCGCTCACCCACCACTCACACCATGGCGCCCTGGGTCAAGGTCGTCTTTCTGGAGAAGCTGCCCACGCTGCTCTTCATGCAGCAACCGCGCCACCACTGCGCCCGCCAACGTCTGCGCCTGCGGCGGCACCAGCGGGAGCGCGAGGGCGCAGGTGCCCTGTTCTTCCGCGAAGCCCCGGGGGCCGACTCCTGCACGTGCTTCGTCAACCGCGCCTCCGTCCAGGGCTTGGCTGGGGCCTATGGGGCTGAACCAACGCCGGCCCCAGGCCCGGGACGACCCGGGGGACCGTGCGGCTGCGGTCTCCGGGAGGCGGTGGACGGCGTTCGCTTCATTGCGGACCACATGCGGAGTGAGGACGAGGACCAGAGC GTGAGTGAGGACTGGAAGTACGTTGCCATGGTGATTGACCGCCTGTTCCTTTGGATCTTCGTGTTTGTCTGTGTCTTCGGCACCGTCGGCATGTTCCTGCAGCCTCTCTTCCAGAACTACACCACCGCCACCTTCCTCCACACAGACCATTCGGCTCCCAGCTCCAAGTGA